A stretch of the Macaca mulatta isolate MMU2019108-1 chromosome 14, T2T-MMU8v2.0, whole genome shotgun sequence genome encodes the following:
- the C14H11orf42 gene encoding uncharacterized protein C11orf42 homolog yields MLVGTPHLLTLDEADATWTLIKDKVIEEHFGPNAVAVPFLSDAVCYDLLGVLVKQSRPAHTRLALPGRQGRRALKPVGPLPSLLEQAGSEGAFAHCTREYSPNGQAEIAYEEMRMLDGQPCKIRLHMGGLRKKVAFLLLPPGQVSLQQTLSWLRSTHSIYVIYQVFSCSWLQLGLMPTAHEPQLLQLHRSLPVAFSCLKFSLQSKGVLGPQKPLTKDPLLHGANWVRPNLSIMPPLAPTSAPADTPEAADVPPPVPAPPTPPPQEGPEGKPTRFSYKGRNPFRRGPQILSENWLFSPRSPPPGAQGGGPRDPDGHSMSLPLLQGLSSEFDSDD; encoded by the exons ATGTTGGTGGGTACCCCCCACCTGCTGACATTGGATGAAGCTGATGCCACCTGGACCCTCATCAAGGATAAG GTCATCGAGGAGCACTTTGGGCCCAATGCAGTAGCAGTCCCTTTCCTGTCAGATGCAGTCTGCTATGACCTACTGGGTGTGCTGGTAAAACAGTCCCGCCCAGCCCATACCCGCCTGGCTTTGCCAGGTCGGCAGGGTCGGAGGGCACTGAAACCAGTGGGGCCACTACCAAGCCTCCTGGAGCAGGCAGGATCTGAGGGTGCCTTCGCCCACTGCACTCGGGAATACTCACCAAATGGCCAAGCAGAGATAGCCTATGAAGAGATGCGAATGTTGGATGGGCAGCCATGCAAGATCCGCCTACATATGGGTGGCCTGCGCAAGAAGGTTGCCTTCCTGTTGCTGCCACCAGGGCAGGTGAGCCTACAGCAGACTCTTTCCTGGCTCCGAAGCACCCACAGCATCTATGTCATCTACCAGGTCTTCTCTTGTTCCTGGCTGCAGCTGGGGCTGATGCCTACAGCCCATGAGCCCCAGCTCCTCCAGCTACATCGGTCATTACCTGTtgccttctcctgcctcaagttTTCACTGCAGTCCAAGGGCGTGCTGGGACCACAGAAGCCTCTGACTAAAGACCCATTGCTCCATGGGGCCAACTGGGTCAGACCCAACCTCAGCATCATGCCACCTCTGGCCCCCACATCAGCACCTGCTGATACACCTGAAGCTGCTGATGTGCCCCCACCTGTCCCAGCTCCACCTACACCACCTCCCCAGGAAGGGCCAGAGGGCAAACCCACCAGATTCTCCTACAAGGGCCGAAACCCCTTCCGGAGGGGGCCCCAGATACTGTCAG AGAACTGGCTCTTCAGCCCCCGCAGCCCTCCACCAGGAGCCCAGGGTGGGGGCCCCAGGGACCCCGACGGGCACTCCATGTCCCTGCCCCTGCTGCAGGGTCTATCCTCAGAGTTCGACAGCGACGACTGA
- the OR52W1 gene encoding olfactory receptor 52W1, producing MTETLQLNSTFLHPTFFILTGFPGLGSAQTWLTLAFGPIYLLALLGNGALLAVVWIDSTLHQPMFLLLAMPAATDLGLATSIAPGLLAVLRLGPRSVPYAVCLVQMFFVHALTAMESGVLLAMASDCAVAIGCPLHYPVLVTKAHVGYAALALALKAVAIVVPFPLLVAKFEHFQAKTIGHTYCAHMAVVELVVGNTRVNNLYGLALSLAISGMDILGITGSYGLIAHAVLQLPTREACAKAFGTCSSHICVILAFYIPGLFSYLTHHFGHHTVPKPVHILLSNIYLLLPPALNLLIYGARTKQIRNQLLDTFTFRKSPL from the coding sequence ATGACAGAAACTCTACAACTCAATTCCACCTTCCTACACCCAACCTTCTTCATACTGACTGGCTTTCCAGGGCTAGGAAGTGCCCAGACTTGGCTGACACTGGCCTTTGGGCCCATTTATTTGCTGGCCCTGCTGGGCAATGGAGCACTGTTGGCAGTGGTGTGGATAGACTCCACACTGCACCAGCCCATGTTTCTACTCTTGGCCATGCCAGCAGCCACAGACCTGGGCTTAGCCACATCTATAGCCCCAGGGTTACTGGCTGTGCTGCGGCTTGGGCCCCGATCTGTGCCATATGCTGTGTGCCTGGTCCAGATGTTCTTTGTACATGCACTGACTGCCATGGAATCAGGTGTGCTTTTGGCCATGGCCAGTGATTGTGCTGTGGCAATAGGGTGTCCACTGCACTACCCTGTCCTGGTCACCAAAGCCCATGTGGGTTATGCAGCCTTGGCACTGGCACTGAAAGCTGTGGCTATTGTTGTACCTTTCCCACTGCTGGTGGCAAAGTTTGAGCACTTCCAAGCCAAAACCATAGGCCATACCTATTGTGCACACATGGCGGTGGTAGAACTGGTGGTGGGTAACACACGGGTCAACAATTTATATGGTCTGGCACTTTCACTGGCCATCTCAGGTATGGATATTCTGGGTATCACTGGCTCCTATGGACTCATTGCCCATGCTGTGCTGCAGCTGCCTACCCGGGAGGCCTGTGCCAAGGCCTTTGGTACATGTAGTTCTCACATCTGTGTCATTCTGGCCTTCTACATACCTGGTCTCTTCTCCTACCTCACACACCACTTTGGTCATCACACCGTCCCAAAGCCTGTGCACATCCTTCTCTCCAACATCTACTTGCTGCTGCCACCTGCCCTCAACCTCCTCATCTATGGGGCCCGCACCAAGCAGATCAGGAACCAACTCCTGGACACCTTCACATTCAGAAAAAGCCCGTTGTAA